A genomic stretch from Aminobacter aminovorans includes:
- a CDS encoding 3-methyl-2-oxobutanoate dehydrogenase (2-methylpropanoyl-transferring) subunit alpha: MTDNPSPLKFHVPEPEVRPGGTPDFSNVPIPKAGSVARPEVDVDPRNIRDLAYSIIRVLNREGDAVGPWAGTLSDEEQLEGLRHMMTLRTFDARMQMAQRQGKTSFYMQHMGEEAVSCAFRKALIPGDMNFPTYRQAGLLIAGGYPMVEMMNQIYSNERDPLKGRQLPVMYASKEHGFFSISGNLTTQYIQAVGWAMASAIKGDTKIAVGWVGDGATAESDFHAALVFASTYKAPVVLNIVNNQWAISTFQGIARGGSGTFAARGLGFGIAALRVDGNDYLAVHAVAKWATERARRNLGPTLVEYVTYRVGAHSTSDDPSAYRPKTESDAWPLGDPVIRLKNHLIKRGLWSDERHKQAEAEILETVIAAQKEAESHGTLHAGGKPSTRDMFEGVYAEMPPHLRRQRQKAGV, translated from the coding sequence GTGACGGACAATCCCTCGCCACTCAAGTTTCACGTGCCCGAACCCGAGGTTCGGCCGGGCGGGACGCCCGACTTCTCCAATGTGCCTATTCCCAAGGCCGGATCGGTGGCGCGACCCGAGGTCGATGTCGACCCGCGCAACATCCGCGATCTCGCTTATTCGATCATCCGCGTGCTCAACCGCGAGGGCGATGCCGTCGGCCCCTGGGCCGGCACGCTGAGCGACGAGGAGCAGCTCGAGGGCCTGCGTCACATGATGACGCTGCGCACCTTCGATGCACGCATGCAGATGGCGCAGCGCCAGGGCAAGACCTCGTTTTACATGCAGCATATGGGCGAGGAGGCGGTGAGCTGCGCCTTCCGCAAGGCGCTGATCCCAGGCGACATGAATTTCCCGACCTATCGCCAGGCCGGCCTGCTGATCGCCGGCGGCTATCCGATGGTCGAGATGATGAACCAGATCTACTCCAACGAGCGCGATCCGCTGAAGGGCCGGCAGCTGCCTGTCATGTATGCCTCCAAGGAGCACGGCTTCTTTTCGATCTCCGGCAATCTGACGACGCAGTACATCCAGGCGGTCGGCTGGGCGATGGCATCGGCGATCAAGGGCGACACCAAGATCGCCGTCGGATGGGTCGGCGACGGCGCCACCGCCGAGAGCGACTTCCACGCCGCACTCGTCTTCGCCTCGACCTACAAGGCGCCCGTGGTGCTCAACATCGTCAACAACCAGTGGGCGATCTCGACCTTCCAGGGCATCGCCCGCGGCGGCTCCGGCACTTTTGCGGCGCGTGGGCTTGGGTTTGGCATCGCGGCCCTGCGTGTCGACGGCAACGACTATCTCGCCGTCCATGCGGTGGCCAAATGGGCGACCGAACGCGCCCGGCGCAATCTCGGCCCGACGCTGGTCGAGTATGTCACCTACCGCGTCGGCGCGCATTCGACCTCGGACGATCCCTCCGCCTATCGGCCCAAGACCGAATCGGACGCCTGGCCGCTCGGCGATCCGGTGATCCGGCTCAAGAACCATCTGATCAAGCGTGGCCTGTGGTCGGACGAACGCCACAAGCAGGCCGAGGCGGAAATCCTCGAAACCGTCATCGCCGCGCAGAAGGAAGCCGAAAGCCACGGCACGCTGCATGCCGGTGGCAAACCGTCGACGCGCGACATGTTCGAAGGCGTCTATGCCGAGATGCCGCCGCATCTGAGGCGCCAGCGCCAGAAGGCGGGGGTATAG
- the fghA gene encoding S-formylglutathione hydrolase, which produces MKTISTSKSHGGVQGVYAHASEACACDMTFAVFVPPQAKDGPVPVLWYLSGLTCTHANVMDKGEYRRLAAELGLMIVCPDTSPRGEGVADEKDNWQFGSGAGFYVDATEAPFAKNYRMYSYVTAELPALIAANFPADMSRQAITGHSMGGHGALTIALKNPERFKSCSAFAPIAQPSTAGWSKPALEKYLGSDEAAWRAYDTTLLIEDGKRFPEFLVDQGSSDSFLNEGLRPWLLEEACTKSGIGLTLRMQDGYDHSYNFISTFMDDHLRWHAARLG; this is translated from the coding sequence ATGAAGACCATTTCCACGTCGAAGTCGCATGGTGGCGTCCAGGGCGTCTATGCGCACGCCTCCGAGGCCTGCGCCTGCGACATGACCTTTGCCGTCTTCGTGCCGCCGCAGGCCAAGGATGGTCCGGTGCCGGTGCTGTGGTATCTCTCTGGCCTGACCTGCACGCATGCCAATGTCATGGACAAGGGCGAATACCGCCGCCTCGCCGCCGAACTTGGCCTGATGATCGTCTGCCCCGATACCAGCCCGCGCGGCGAAGGTGTCGCCGACGAGAAGGACAACTGGCAGTTCGGTTCGGGCGCGGGCTTTTATGTCGATGCGACCGAGGCGCCATTCGCGAAAAACTATCGCATGTATTCCTATGTCACCGCGGAATTGCCGGCGCTGATCGCGGCAAACTTCCCAGCCGACATGTCGCGCCAGGCGATTACAGGCCATTCGATGGGCGGGCACGGCGCGCTGACCATCGCGCTGAAGAACCCCGAGCGCTTCAAGAGCTGCTCGGCCTTCGCGCCCATCGCCCAGCCTTCGACGGCAGGCTGGTCGAAGCCGGCGCTGGAGAAATATCTCGGTTCCGACGAGGCTGCCTGGCGCGCCTATGACACGACGTTGCTGATCGAAGACGGCAAGCGTTTCCCAGAATTCCTCGTCGACCAGGGTTCATCAGACAGCTTCCTCAACGAGGGCCTGCGCCCCTGGCTGCTCGAAGAGGCCTGCACGAAATCAGGCATCGGCCTGACCTTGCGCATGCAGGATGGCTATGATCATTCCTACAACTTCATCTCGACCTTCATGGACGATCATCTGAGGTGGCACGCCGCCCGGCTTGGCTGA
- a CDS encoding thiazole synthase yields the protein MLELYGQEISSRLLLGTALYPSPAIMAEAIEASGADIVTVSLRRETSGGKSGGQFWSLIQSLGVRVLPNTAGCHSVKEAVTTAKMAREVFATNWIKLEVIGNHDTLQPDVFGLVEAAGILAADGFEVFPYTTDDLVVAGRLLDAGCKVLMPWCAPIGSARGPQNLDALRSLRGHFPDVPLIVDAGIGRPSHAATVMELGYDAVLLNTAVAKASDPVAMASAFGKAVEAGRQAFRAGPLEPRDMAVPSTPVIGMAAFS from the coding sequence ATGCTCGAACTCTACGGACAAGAAATCTCGTCCCGCCTGCTGCTCGGCACCGCACTTTACCCCTCGCCCGCCATCATGGCCGAGGCAATCGAGGCATCGGGGGCCGACATCGTCACGGTGTCGCTGCGCCGCGAGACCTCGGGCGGCAAGTCAGGTGGCCAGTTCTGGTCGCTGATCCAGTCGCTCGGTGTGCGCGTCTTGCCCAACACCGCCGGCTGTCACTCGGTCAAGGAAGCAGTGACGACGGCGAAAATGGCGCGCGAGGTCTTTGCCACCAACTGGATCAAGCTCGAGGTCATCGGCAATCACGACACGCTGCAGCCCGACGTGTTCGGCCTGGTCGAAGCAGCTGGGATTCTCGCTGCCGACGGCTTCGAGGTCTTCCCCTACACGACCGACGATCTGGTTGTCGCCGGGCGGCTGCTCGATGCCGGCTGCAAGGTGCTGATGCCGTGGTGCGCGCCGATCGGCTCCGCCCGCGGCCCGCAGAACCTCGATGCCTTGCGCAGCCTGCGCGGCCATTTCCCCGACGTGCCGCTGATCGTCGACGCCGGCATCGGCCGCCCGTCGCATGCCGCAACCGTCATGGAGCTCGGCTACGACGCCGTGCTGCTCAACACGGCTGTTGCCAAGGCCAGCGACCCCGTCGCCATGGCGTCCGCCTTCGGCAAGGCGGTTGAAGCCGGACGGCAGGCGTTCCGCGCCGGCCCGCTTGAACCGCGCGACATGGCCGTCCCCTCCACCCCCGTCATCGGCATGGCAGCATTTTCATGA
- the thiC gene encoding phosphomethylpyrimidine synthase ThiC — MNAHTPTVTSGELPASRKVHKTGKLHPAIRVPMREISLHPTSGEPPVTVYDSSGPYTDAAVKTDIERGLPRLREDWIVARGDVERYEGRAVKAEDNGFVSGERLTPQFPVRNAPLRATGGRAVTQLAYARAGIITPEMEFVAIRENLGREQLRTKLVRDGESFGAVIPDFVTPEFVREEVARGRAIIPSNINHPESEPMIIGRNFLVKINANIGNSAVTSSMAEEVEKMVWSTRWGADTVMDLSTGRNIHNIRDWIIRNAPVPIGTVPLYQALEKVNGIAEDLTWEVFRDTLIEQAEQGVDYFTIHAGVRLAYIHLTVDRVTGIVSRGGSIMAKWCLHHHKESFLYEHFDEICDICRTYDVAFSLGDGLRPGSIADANDAAQFAELETLGELTKIAWAKDCQVMIEGPGHVPMHKIKENMDKQLEVCGEAPFYTLGPLTTDIAPGYDHITSGIGAAMIGWFGTAMLCYVTPKEHLGLPDRDDVKVGVITYKIAAHAADLAKGHPAAKVRDDALSRARFEFRWEDQFNLSLDPETARSYHDQTLPKEAHKVAHFCSMCGPKFCSMRISHDIRAEAQKEGLAAMAAKYRDGGDLYMAVESVEPAEPASQP; from the coding sequence ATGAATGCCCACACCCCGACAGTCACGTCAGGCGAACTTCCCGCATCGCGGAAGGTCCACAAAACTGGAAAACTCCATCCCGCCATCCGCGTGCCGATGCGCGAGATCTCGCTCCATCCGACATCGGGCGAGCCGCCCGTCACTGTCTATGATTCCTCCGGCCCCTACACCGACGCCGCGGTGAAGACAGACATCGAGCGTGGCTTGCCCAGGCTGCGCGAGGACTGGATCGTGGCGCGCGGCGACGTCGAACGTTACGAGGGCCGCGCCGTCAAGGCCGAGGACAACGGCTTTGTCTCGGGCGAAAGGCTGACACCGCAATTCCCTGTCCGCAACGCGCCGCTGCGCGCCACCGGCGGCCGTGCCGTCACCCAGCTCGCTTATGCCCGCGCCGGCATCATCACGCCCGAGATGGAGTTCGTCGCCATCCGCGAAAACCTCGGCCGCGAGCAGCTGCGCACCAAGCTTGTGCGCGACGGCGAAAGCTTCGGCGCTGTCATCCCCGACTTCGTCACGCCGGAATTCGTCCGCGAGGAGGTGGCGCGCGGCCGCGCCATCATCCCCTCCAACATCAACCATCCCGAAAGCGAGCCGATGATCATCGGCCGCAATTTCCTGGTCAAGATCAACGCCAATATCGGCAATTCGGCCGTCACCTCGTCGATGGCCGAAGAGGTCGAAAAGATGGTCTGGTCGACGCGCTGGGGCGCCGACACGGTGATGGACCTGTCGACCGGCCGCAACATCCACAACATTCGCGACTGGATCATCCGCAATGCGCCGGTGCCGATCGGCACGGTGCCGCTCTACCAGGCGCTGGAGAAGGTCAACGGCATCGCCGAGGACCTGACCTGGGAGGTGTTCCGCGACACGCTGATCGAGCAGGCCGAACAGGGCGTCGACTACTTCACCATCCATGCCGGCGTGCGCCTGGCCTATATCCACCTCACCGTCGACCGCGTCACCGGCATCGTCTCGCGCGGCGGCTCGATCATGGCCAAATGGTGCCTGCATCACCACAAGGAGAGCTTTCTCTACGAGCATTTCGACGAAATCTGCGACATCTGCCGCACCTATGACGTCGCCTTTTCGCTCGGCGACGGCCTGCGTCCCGGCTCGATCGCCGACGCCAACGACGCCGCCCAGTTCGCCGAACTGGAAACGCTCGGCGAACTGACCAAGATCGCCTGGGCCAAGGATTGCCAGGTGATGATCGAAGGCCCCGGCCATGTGCCGATGCACAAGATCAAGGAAAACATGGACAAGCAGCTCGAGGTCTGCGGCGAAGCGCCCTTCTACACGCTCGGGCCTTTGACCACCGACATCGCGCCCGGCTACGACCACATCACGAGCGGAATCGGTGCGGCGATGATCGGCTGGTTCGGCACGGCGATGCTCTGCTACGTCACGCCCAAGGAACATCTCGGCTTGCCCGACCGCGACGACGTCAAGGTCGGCGTCATCACCTACAAGATCGCAGCCCACGCCGCCGATCTCGCCAAGGGTCATCCGGCGGCCAAGGTCAGGGACGACGCGCTGTCGCGGGCGCGTTTCGAGTTCCGCTGGGAGGACCAGTTCAACCTCTCGCTCGACCCGGAGACGGCGCGCTCCTATCACGACCAGACCTTGCCCAAGGAAGCGCACAAGGTGGCGCATTTCTGCTCGATGTGCGGCCCGAAATTCTGCTCGATGCGGATCTCCCACGACATCCGCGCCGAGGCACAGAAGGAAGGGCTGGCGGCCATGGCGGCGAAATACCGCGACGGCGGCGACCTCTATATGGCGGTGGAGAGCGTCGAGCCGGCGGAGCCAGCGAGCCAGCCATGA
- a CDS encoding hydroxymethylpyrimidine/phosphomethylpyrimidine kinase, with product MSPHVLPHVLPHVLIVAGSDSSGGAGIVRDVEAVSAFGLRCSLAITAVTVQTHQRVERIEQMPPDLVADQMRAAFAADPVAAVKIGMLGTATAIDTVASVLASSLPVPVVLDPVLASTSGRQLLDDEAIDTLKRKLFPLCALVTPNLPELALLSGLPLATGETEIVEQAEKLFDTGASAILVKGGHATGATATDLLIQPRREPVRFDASRIAVAMRGTGCMLASAIAAHLAQYETLEISIGKAKRHVFAKLLAVRP from the coding sequence ATGAGCCCGCATGTGCTCCCGCATGTGCTCCCCCATGTGCTCATTGTCGCCGGCTCGGATTCGAGCGGCGGCGCCGGCATCGTCCGCGATGTCGAGGCGGTGTCGGCCTTCGGCCTGCGCTGCAGCCTCGCCATCACGGCGGTGACGGTGCAGACGCATCAGCGCGTCGAGCGTATCGAACAGATGCCACCCGACCTCGTCGCCGACCAGATGCGCGCCGCCTTCGCCGCCGACCCGGTCGCTGCGGTCAAGATCGGCATGTTGGGAACGGCAACTGCCATCGACACCGTCGCTTCGGTGCTGGCGAGCAGCCTGCCGGTGCCTGTCGTGCTCGACCCGGTGCTCGCCTCGACCTCGGGGCGGCAACTGCTCGACGACGAGGCCATCGACACGCTGAAGCGCAAGCTGTTTCCGCTGTGCGCGCTTGTCACGCCCAACCTGCCCGAACTGGCGCTGCTGAGCGGCCTGCCGCTCGCCACCGGCGAAACAGAGATCGTCGAACAAGCCGAAAAACTGTTCGACACCGGCGCATCCGCCATCCTGGTCAAAGGCGGCCACGCAACCGGCGCCACCGCGACGGACCTGCTGATCCAGCCGAGGCGCGAACCCGTCCGCTTCGACGCATCGCGCATCGCTGTCGCCATGCGCGGCACCGGCTGCATGCTGGCCAGCGCGATCGCGGCACATCTGGCACAATATGAAACGCTGGAGATCAGCATCGGCAAGGCGAAGCGCCATGTCTTCGCCAAGCTGCTGGCGGTAAGGCCGTGA
- a CDS encoding alpha-ketoacid dehydrogenase subunit beta has protein sequence MPRMTMIEAIRSAMDVAMGRDDDVVVFGEDVGYFGGVFRCTQGLQQKYGRSRCFDAPISELGIVGAAIGMAAYGLKPCVEVQFADYVYPAYDQIVSEAARLRYRSNGEFTCPIVVRMPTGGGIFGGQTHSQSPEALFTHVSGLKVVVPSNPLDAKGLLIASIEDPDPVIFLEPKRLYNGPFDGHHDRPVTAWSKHELGEVPEGHYTTPLGKAKIRRAGSAVTVLAYGTMVYVAQAAAEETGIDAEIIDLRTLLPLDLDTIIASVTKTGRCVVVHEATLTSGFGAELAALVQEHCFYHLEAPVARVTGWDTPYPHAQEWDYFPGPKRVGEALIETMGA, from the coding sequence ATGCCGCGCATGACCATGATCGAAGCCATCCGCAGCGCCATGGACGTTGCCATGGGGCGCGACGACGATGTCGTCGTCTTTGGCGAGGATGTCGGCTATTTCGGCGGCGTCTTCCGCTGCACCCAGGGGCTGCAGCAGAAATACGGCCGCTCGCGCTGTTTCGACGCGCCGATCAGCGAACTCGGCATCGTCGGTGCCGCCATCGGCATGGCCGCCTACGGGCTCAAGCCTTGTGTCGAGGTGCAGTTCGCCGACTATGTCTATCCAGCCTATGACCAGATCGTTTCGGAAGCGGCACGATTGCGCTACCGCTCCAACGGCGAGTTCACCTGCCCGATCGTCGTGCGCATGCCGACCGGCGGCGGCATCTTCGGCGGCCAGACCCACAGCCAGAGCCCGGAAGCGCTGTTCACCCATGTTTCTGGCCTGAAGGTCGTTGTTCCCTCAAACCCGCTCGACGCCAAGGGCCTGCTGATCGCCTCGATCGAAGACCCCGATCCGGTGATCTTTCTGGAGCCGAAACGATTGTATAACGGCCCCTTCGACGGCCATCACGACCGGCCTGTCACGGCCTGGTCGAAGCATGAACTGGGCGAGGTGCCCGAGGGGCACTACACCACCCCGCTCGGCAAGGCGAAGATCCGCAGGGCTGGCTCAGCCGTCACCGTGCTTGCTTACGGCACCATGGTCTATGTCGCCCAGGCGGCGGCCGAAGAGACCGGCATCGACGCCGAAATCATCGACTTGAGGACGCTGCTGCCGCTCGACCTCGACACCATCATCGCCTCGGTCACGAAGACCGGCCGCTGTGTCGTCGTGCATGAGGCGACGCTGACCTCGGGCTTCGGTGCCGAGCTTGCAGCGCTGGTGCAGGAGCACTGCTTCTACCATCTCGAGGCACCGGTTGCGCGTGTCACCGGCTGGGACACGCCTTATCCGCATGCTCAGGAATGGGATTATTTCCCCGGTCCCAAGCGGGTCGGCGAAGCTTTGATCGAAACGATGGGGGCCTGA
- the thiO gene encoding glycine oxidase ThiO, with protein MKVLIRGAGVNGLTLAHELSSRGADVTVVDARRQIAGNASWQAGGMLAPWCELESAEEAVLTLGRGAADWWDAALPGHVMRNGTLVVASARDMSELDRFGRRTSGYRVIDAEAIAALEPDLEGSFTRALFFNEEAHLDPRQALLGLQQKLVEMGVCFEFGYGAVHSPSADVEADCTGIAGRQPGLRGVRGEMLILKTSEVALARPVRLLHPRIPVYVVPRSDNLFMVGATMIESDAAGPITARSVMELLNAAYALHPAFGEAELVETGTGIRPAFTDNLPRVEREGNSIRINGLYRHGFLLAPAMARQAADMILGKKTKKELAHEAHR; from the coding sequence ATGAAGGTGCTGATCCGCGGCGCGGGCGTCAACGGATTGACGCTCGCCCACGAGCTTTCATCGCGCGGCGCCGACGTCACCGTCGTCGACGCCAGAAGGCAGATCGCCGGCAATGCCTCATGGCAGGCCGGCGGCATGCTGGCGCCGTGGTGCGAATTGGAGAGTGCCGAAGAGGCGGTGCTGACGCTCGGACGCGGTGCCGCCGACTGGTGGGACGCCGCCCTGCCCGGCCATGTCATGCGCAACGGCACGCTTGTCGTGGCCTCCGCCCGCGACATGTCCGAACTCGACCGCTTCGGCCGCCGCACCTCTGGATACCGCGTCATCGACGCCGAGGCGATCGCAGCGCTTGAACCCGACCTCGAAGGCAGCTTCACCCGCGCGCTGTTTTTTAATGAGGAAGCCCATCTCGACCCGCGCCAGGCGCTGCTTGGGCTGCAGCAAAAGCTTGTTGAGATGGGCGTGTGTTTCGAGTTCGGTTACGGCGCGGTGCACAGTCCGTCGGCCGATGTCGAGGCCGACTGCACCGGTATTGCCGGCAGGCAGCCCGGCCTGCGCGGCGTGCGTGGCGAGATGCTGATCCTCAAGACGTCGGAGGTGGCGCTGGCGCGGCCGGTGCGGCTGCTGCATCCGCGCATTCCGGTCTATGTCGTGCCGCGCTCCGACAATCTGTTCATGGTCGGCGCAACGATGATCGAAAGCGATGCCGCCGGTCCCATCACCGCGCGTTCGGTGATGGAACTGCTCAACGCCGCCTATGCGCTGCATCCGGCCTTCGGCGAGGCCGAGCTTGTCGAGACCGGCACCGGCATCCGCCCGGCCTTTACAGACAATTTGCCGCGCGTCGAACGCGAGGGAAACTCCATCCGCATCAACGGCCTTTACCGCCACGGCTTCCTGCTCGCGCCCGCCATGGCTCGGCAGGCCGCCGACATGATCCTGGGCAAAAAGACGAAGAAGGAGCTCGCCCATGAAGCTCACCGTTAA
- a CDS encoding dihydrolipoamide acetyltransferase family protein, translated as MGEHVIKLPDVGEGVAEAELVEWHVKIGDLVREDAVIAAVMTDKATVEIPSPVDGEIIWLGAEIGETVAVGSPIVRIKIAGDGPAETVAEAAPAEPKSEARQPAPAAVEAAPAPAKKAEPAAKPPAPAAALKPVPRATTLGLPRPEGERPLASPAVRLRAKEAGIDLRQIPGTGPAGRVTHEDLDGFAARGAAVPVAGLQAKSGVEEIKVIGLRRRIAEKMALAKSRIPHITYVEEVDVTALEELRAKLNATKKPDRPKLTLLPFLMRALVKAVAEQPQLNAIYDDDAGIIHRHAGVHIGMAAQTPGGLMVPVVKHAEARDLWDCAVEVNRLAEAAKAGTATREELTGSTITITSLGAMGGVATTPVINYPEVAIVGVNKIMIRPMWDGSQFVPRKMMNLSSSFDHRVIDGWDAAVFVQRLKALLEAPAMIFVEG; from the coding sequence ATGGGCGAACATGTCATCAAGCTTCCCGACGTCGGCGAAGGCGTGGCCGAGGCCGAACTGGTCGAATGGCACGTCAAGATCGGCGACCTCGTGCGCGAGGACGCGGTGATCGCCGCCGTCATGACCGACAAGGCGACGGTCGAAATTCCCTCGCCGGTCGATGGCGAGATCATCTGGCTCGGCGCCGAGATCGGCGAAACCGTCGCCGTCGGTTCGCCGATCGTGCGCATCAAAATTGCCGGCGACGGACCGGCGGAAACTGTGGCTGAGGCCGCCCCGGCCGAGCCGAAAAGCGAGGCCAGGCAGCCGGCCCCGGCAGCTGTGGAAGCGGCTCCTGCGCCGGCTAAGAAAGCCGAGCCTGCGGCAAAGCCACCAGCACCCGCGGCAGCACTCAAGCCTGTGCCACGTGCGACAACGCTCGGCCTGCCCAGGCCGGAAGGCGAACGCCCGCTGGCGTCGCCCGCCGTGCGCTTGCGCGCCAAGGAAGCCGGCATCGACCTGCGCCAGATCCCCGGCACCGGTCCGGCCGGCCGCGTCACCCATGAGGATCTCGACGGTTTTGCCGCGCGCGGTGCTGCGGTCCCAGTGGCCGGCTTGCAGGCCAAGTCAGGGGTCGAGGAGATCAAGGTCATCGGCCTGCGCCGGCGCATCGCCGAAAAGATGGCGCTGGCCAAGTCGCGCATCCCCCACATCACCTATGTCGAGGAGGTCGATGTCACCGCTCTCGAGGAGTTGCGCGCCAAGCTCAACGCCACGAAGAAGCCGGACCGGCCGAAGCTGACCTTGCTGCCGTTCCTGATGCGGGCGCTGGTCAAGGCGGTGGCTGAACAGCCGCAGCTCAATGCGATCTATGACGACGATGCCGGCATCATCCATCGCCATGCCGGCGTGCATATCGGCATGGCGGCGCAGACCCCGGGCGGGCTGATGGTGCCTGTGGTCAAGCATGCCGAGGCGCGCGACCTGTGGGATTGCGCCGTCGAGGTCAACCGCCTTGCCGAGGCCGCCAAGGCCGGCACGGCGACACGCGAGGAGCTGACCGGCTCGACCATCACCATCACCTCCTTGGGGGCGATGGGCGGTGTCGCTACCACGCCCGTCATCAACTACCCGGAAGTGGCGATCGTCGGCGTCAACAAGATCATGATCCGGCCGATGTGGGACGGCAGCCAGTTCGTGCCTCGCAAGATGATGAACCTGTCGTCCAGCTTCGACCATCGCGTCATCGACGGCTGGGACGCGGCGGTCTTTGTCCAGCGCCTCAAGGCGCTGCTCGAAGCGCCGGCAATGATCTTCGTGGAGGGCTGA
- the thiS gene encoding sulfur carrier protein ThiS, whose protein sequence is MKLTVNGENQEVAADTLAALLAELDYEGGWLATALNGEVVPARERDGCALTDGDRIEILAPMKGG, encoded by the coding sequence ATGAAGCTCACCGTTAATGGCGAAAACCAAGAGGTCGCGGCCGACACGCTGGCAGCGTTGCTTGCCGAGCTTGACTACGAAGGGGGCTGGCTCGCCACCGCGCTGAATGGCGAAGTCGTGCCGGCACGGGAACGCGACGGCTGCGCCCTCACCGATGGCGACCGCATCGAAATCCTCGCACCGATGAAGGGAGGGTAG
- a CDS encoding thiamine phosphate synthase yields MKLDPFYLIVDSAAWIERLVPLGVKLVQLRIKDMDEAGLRREIRVAKTICARHGCQLVVNDYWRLAIDAGCDYVHLGQEDLAEADVAAIRHAGLKLGLSTHDDAELDTALAAAPDYVALGPVYPTILKAMKWAPQGLDRIAEWKKRVGTTPLVAIGGLNVERISGVFAYGADIAAVVTDITLNADPEARTRQWLAATAQWR; encoded by the coding sequence ATGAAGCTCGACCCGTTCTACCTGATTGTCGATTCCGCCGCCTGGATCGAGCGGCTGGTGCCGTTGGGCGTCAAGCTGGTGCAGCTGCGCATCAAGGACATGGACGAGGCCGGCCTGCGCCGCGAAATCCGCGTGGCGAAAACCATCTGCGCGCGCCATGGCTGCCAGCTCGTCGTCAACGATTACTGGCGCCTCGCCATCGACGCGGGCTGCGACTACGTCCATCTCGGCCAGGAGGATCTGGCCGAAGCTGATGTGGCAGCGATCCGCCATGCCGGCCTGAAACTCGGCCTCAGCACCCATGACGATGCCGAACTCGACACCGCACTTGCCGCCGCACCCGACTATGTCGCGCTTGGCCCTGTCTATCCGACCATCCTCAAGGCGATGAAATGGGCGCCGCAAGGGCTCGACCGCATCGCCGAATGGAAAAAGCGTGTTGGCACCACACCGCTGGTTGCCATTGGCGGGCTCAATGTCGAGCGTATATCAGGCGTCTTTGCCTACGGCGCCGACATTGCTGCCGTCGTCACCGACATCACGCTCAACGCCGATCCCGAGGCGCGCACGCGCCAGTGGCTGGCAGCGACGGCTCAGTGGCGATGA